In Peptococcaceae bacterium, one genomic interval encodes:
- a CDS encoding AAA family ATPase: MAIRYSFNHQKNNEPPVLVVNKPPYPAPRLSELQVFKWEHEPQNNGRRGKIEEILQELDSLVGLVSVKKLILEIRAYVEIQKRREKESLICEPMVLHMVFKGNPGTGKTTVARILGRLFKELGVLEKGHVVEVERADLVGEYIGHTAHKTREQIKKALGGVLFIDEAYSLARGGERDFGKESIDTLVKNMEEYKENLILILAGYKHEMNWFLETNPGLRSRFPIFIDFPDYTVQELLDIAQIMLAKRQYQFTEEAKLELEKHLNSALLTRHEHSGNARLVRNIIEKAIRQQALRLVGENSVSRQELITITASDLSKALL; the protein is encoded by the coding sequence ATGGCTATCCGTTACTCATTCAATCATCAAAAAAACAACGAGCCGCCGGTACTGGTTGTTAACAAACCTCCATACCCAGCGCCCAGGCTTTCTGAACTGCAGGTTTTCAAATGGGAACACGAACCGCAAAATAACGGTCGCCGGGGAAAAATAGAGGAGATACTTCAAGAACTTGATTCACTCGTGGGGCTGGTTTCAGTAAAGAAGCTGATCCTGGAAATAAGGGCTTACGTCGAGATACAAAAACGCAGGGAAAAGGAATCTCTTATCTGCGAGCCGATGGTCTTACATATGGTTTTCAAAGGCAATCCAGGTACAGGAAAGACCACGGTGGCCCGCATCCTGGGACGTCTTTTCAAGGAACTAGGTGTGCTTGAAAAGGGGCATGTTGTGGAAGTGGAACGAGCCGACCTGGTTGGCGAATATATAGGGCATACAGCCCATAAAACGCGGGAGCAAATAAAAAAGGCGCTGGGAGGCGTCCTTTTTATAGATGAGGCCTATTCTCTGGCCCGCGGCGGAGAGAGGGATTTTGGCAAGGAGTCGATCGACACCCTGGTCAAAAACATGGAAGAATACAAGGAAAACCTTATCCTTATTCTGGCCGGTTATAAACACGAGATGAACTGGTTTTTGGAAACCAACCCCGGCCTGCGGTCGCGCTTTCCTATTTTTATTGATTTCCCGGATTACACAGTGCAGGAATTGCTGGATATTGCTCAAATAATGCTGGCAAAAAGGCAGTACCAGTTTACAGAAGAAGCCAAGCTCGAACTGGAAAAACACCTCAACAGCGCGCTGCTGACGCGGCATGAACACAGCGGCAACGCCCGCCTGGTGCGCAACATCATTGAAAAAGCCATCAGGCAGCAGGCTTTGCGCCTGGTGGGCGAAAACAGCGTCTCGCGCCAAGAACTGATCACGATCACCGCTAGCGACTTAAGCAAAGCGTTGCTGTGA
- a CDS encoding undecaprenyl diphosphate synthase family protein: MSSPLFKRIPRHIGVIPDGNRRWAVQNGLRKEQGYSYGIDPGFKLYQDCLQLGIEEMTFYGFTQDNTKRPAIQRIAFQKACVNAVLKLAQMDASLLVVGNTDSPLFPVELLPFASKRVTFGNGRMKVNFLVNYGWQWDLGKALSIMSSNQSNPLRTDILGNLGSKDISKIDLIIRWGGRRRLSGFLPVQTIYADFYIIDDLWPDYTTEHLYDALHWYEEQDITLGG; this comes from the coding sequence ATGTCAAGCCCTTTGTTTAAAAGAATACCGCGTCATATAGGCGTTATCCCTGATGGAAACAGGAGATGGGCCGTACAAAATGGGCTAAGGAAGGAACAGGGTTATTCATATGGTATTGACCCTGGTTTCAAGTTATACCAGGACTGCCTGCAGCTTGGTATCGAGGAAATGACTTTTTATGGTTTTACCCAGGATAACACTAAAAGACCAGCCATACAGAGGATAGCATTCCAAAAAGCTTGCGTAAACGCGGTATTAAAACTGGCACAAATGGATGCTTCATTGCTGGTGGTGGGAAACACCGATTCCCCGCTTTTCCCGGTTGAATTGCTGCCGTTTGCCTCTAAACGCGTCACTTTTGGCAACGGCAGGATGAAGGTTAATTTTCTTGTTAATTACGGCTGGCAGTGGGACCTGGGGAAAGCCCTCTCTATAATGTCAAGCAATCAAAGCAATCCTTTAAGAACGGATATTCTCGGAAATTTAGGCTCTAAAGACATCTCGAAAATCGACTTAATCATCCGTTGGGGCGGCAGGAGGAGATTGAGCGGGTTTCTGCCAGTCCAGACAATATATGCGGACTTTTATATCATAGATGATTTATGGCCGGACTATACGACGGAACATTTATATGATGCCCTGCACTGGTATGAAGAACAGGACATCACATTAGGAGGATAA
- the hfq gene encoding RNA chaperone Hfq: MTKQQINLQDSFLNQVRKENLPVTIYLINGFQLKGNVKGFDNFTVILEAEGKQQLVYKHAISTISPLRPVNLNPENKS, encoded by the coding sequence ATGACCAAACAACAGATAAACCTGCAGGACTCGTTTTTGAACCAGGTGAGGAAGGAAAATTTACCAGTGACTATCTACCTGATAAACGGGTTCCAACTCAAGGGAAACGTTAAAGGGTTCGATAATTTCACAGTCATACTTGAAGCTGAAGGCAAGCAGCAGCTTGTATACAAACATGCCATTTCCACAATTTCACCGCTTCGTCCCGTCAACTTAAACCCTGAAAACAAAAGCTGA
- the miaA gene encoding tRNA (adenosine(37)-N6)-dimethylallyltransferase MiaA: MLPLLAVVGPTAVGKSKVGVDLAVALNGEVVSGDSMQVYRHMDIGTAKIKPAEMKGIPHHLLDIKDPDEQFSVAEFQKLAQEKIEEIAARGRLPVLVGGTGLYIQSVIDKYNFEEQKGNQALRKELYALAAAEGNEKLHKRLALVDPVSAEKIHKNDLKRITRALEYYHLTGRPISANREGCERSAMKKYNAVLIGLTMERRNLYEAINKRVDTMLEEGLLEEVQGLLRMGYSPEAPALQGLGYSQLIAYLKGEHSLEGAVELIKRDTRRFAKRQLTWFRRDPRIYWFRTDAYEKKQHLLSEIMTIVGRTIKINVEY, encoded by the coding sequence TTGCTTCCGTTACTCGCTGTTGTTGGACCCACCGCTGTGGGAAAATCGAAAGTGGGGGTCGACCTGGCCGTCGCCCTCAACGGAGAAGTTGTTTCCGGCGATTCAATGCAGGTATACAGGCACATGGATATCGGGACGGCGAAAATAAAACCGGCGGAAATGAAGGGGATACCTCATCATCTCCTCGACATAAAGGACCCCGATGAACAATTCAGCGTGGCCGAATTCCAGAAGCTGGCACAGGAAAAAATTGAAGAAATAGCCGCTCGCGGCAGGCTGCCTGTACTTGTTGGCGGCACAGGACTATATATCCAATCGGTGATCGACAAGTACAATTTCGAAGAACAAAAAGGCAACCAGGCGTTAAGGAAAGAACTTTACGCTCTGGCCGCCGCCGAAGGGAATGAAAAGCTACACAAGCGGCTGGCGCTTGTCGATCCCGTCTCAGCTGAAAAAATACATAAAAACGATCTGAAAAGGATCACCAGGGCCCTTGAATACTACCACCTTACCGGCAGGCCCATTTCAGCCAACCGTGAAGGCTGCGAGCGCTCCGCGATGAAAAAGTACAACGCGGTGCTGATAGGTTTGACTATGGAACGCAGAAATCTTTATGAAGCGATCAACAAGAGAGTTGACACAATGTTGGAAGAAGGGTTGCTGGAAGAAGTGCAGGGCTTGTTGAGGATGGGATACTCTCCGGAAGCGCCAGCCTTGCAGGGACTGGGTTATAGCCAGCTTATCGCCTATCTTAAGGGGGAGCATAGCCTGGAAGGGGCGGTGGAACTGATCAAGCGGGATACAAGGCGTTTCGCTAAACGGCAGCTCACCTGGTTCCGGCGCGACCCGCGCATTTACTGGTTCCGCACAGACGCTTACGAAAAAAAACAGCACTTACTTTCCGAAATAATGACAATAGTTGGCAGGACTATCAAGATAAATGTAGAATACTAA
- a CDS encoding class I SAM-dependent methyltransferase: protein MRIAVTTSRDEEMTESRAQRIARELDVPWIPRRGRSLDSIRAEHMLDYLLVVEREQVVLKGATILNWHPSMAVPRIKALREGKKDPMVEAMALREGNSVLDCTLGLGSDALVAAYAAGDGGSVTGLEASKYLAFITRWGLRHFGGQNKHLRKATDRLKVINVDFREFLKQQAAGSFDVVYFDPMFRHGRKKSSSINALRPLAKHDPLNEEDIREALRVAKCRVVVKESAKSGEFARLKAHFVSGGRYSPVAYGVWEKS, encoded by the coding sequence ATGAGAATCGCCGTAACCACCTCAAGGGATGAAGAGATGACGGAAAGCCGGGCGCAGCGCATTGCCAGGGAACTCGATGTTCCCTGGATACCCAGGCGCGGGCGGAGCCTGGACAGTATTAGGGCTGAACACATGCTCGATTATTTGCTGGTCGTGGAGCGGGAACAGGTCGTCTTAAAAGGAGCTACCATTCTGAACTGGCATCCCAGCATGGCTGTTCCCAGGATTAAAGCCTTGCGCGAGGGGAAAAAGGACCCCATGGTTGAAGCGATGGCCCTCAGGGAAGGAAACAGCGTCCTCGATTGCACCCTGGGCTTAGGTTCCGATGCCCTGGTTGCCGCATACGCCGCTGGCGATGGCGGGAGCGTTACCGGCCTGGAGGCAAGCAAGTACCTGGCCTTTATTACCAGATGGGGCCTGCGGCATTTTGGCGGTCAAAATAAGCATTTGCGGAAGGCCACAGACCGCCTAAAAGTTATCAACGTCGATTTCCGGGAGTTTTTAAAACAGCAGGCGGCCGGCAGTTTTGACGTGGTTTATTTTGATCCCATGTTCCGGCATGGCCGGAAAAAATCATCATCTATCAACGCGTTAAGGCCGCTGGCCAAACACGACCCGCTGAATGAGGAAGACATACGGGAAGCGCTGCGGGTGGCAAAATGCCGCGTTGTGGTAAAAGAAAGCGCCAAAAGCGGCGAGTTTGCCAGGCTAAAAGCCCACTTCGTAAGCGGGGGGCGTTACAGCCCTGTGGCATACGGCGTTTGGGAGAAAAGTTAA